In Serratia sp. FDAARGOS_506, a genomic segment contains:
- the adhE gene encoding bifunctional acetaldehyde-CoA/alcohol dehydrogenase, with protein sequence MAVTNVAELNELVARVKKAQREYANFTQEQVDKIFRAAALAAADARIPLAKMAVEESGMGIVEDKVIKNHFASEYIYNAYKDEKTCGILSEDDTFGTITIAEPIGLICGIVPTTNPTSTAIFKALISLKTRNGIIFSPHPRAKNATNKAADIVLQAAIAAGAPKDIIGWIDQPTVELSNQLMHHPDINLILATGGPGMVKAAYSSGKPAIGVGAGNTPVVVDETADIKRVVASILMSKTFDSGVICASEQSVIVVDSIYDAVRERFASHGGYLLQGKELKAVQDIILKNGGLNAAIVGQSAPKIAEMAGIKVPANTKVLIGEVKLVDESEPFAHEKLSPTLAMYRAKDFEDAVAKAEKLVAMGGIGHTSCLYTDQDNQTARIAYFGDKMKTARILINTPASQGGIGDLYNFKLAPSLTLGCGSWGGNSISENVGPKHLINKKTVAKRAENMLWHKLPKSIYFRRGSLPIALEEVATDGAKRAFIVTDRFLFNNGYADQITKVLKSHGIETEVFFEVEADPTLSIVRKGAEQMNSFKPDVIIALGGGSPMDAAKIMWVLYEHPETHFEDLALRFMDIRKRIYKFPKMGVKAKMIAITTTSGTGSEVTPFAVVTDDTTGQKYPLADYALTPDMAIVDANLVMNMPKSLCAFGGLDAVTHALEAYVSVLANEYSDGQALQALKLLKEYLPASYKEGAKNPVARERVHNAATIAGIAFANAFLGVCHSMAHKLGSEFHIPHGLANAMLISNVIRYNANDNPTKQTAFSQYDRPQARRRYAEIADHLGLSAPGDRTAQKIEKLLAWLDELKTELGIPASIREAGVQEADFLAKVDKLSEDAFDDQCTGANPRYPLIAELKQIMLDTFYGREFSEAVEEEVAAPAAAKAAVKKPKK encoded by the coding sequence ATGGCTGTAACGAATGTCGCTGAACTGAACGAGCTAGTTGCACGTGTCAAAAAAGCCCAGCGCGAATATGCCAACTTCACTCAAGAGCAAGTGGATAAAATCTTCCGCGCTGCCGCCCTCGCCGCTGCTGATGCCCGTATCCCGTTGGCCAAAATGGCCGTGGAAGAATCCGGAATGGGTATCGTCGAAGACAAAGTGATCAAAAACCACTTCGCTTCCGAGTACATCTACAACGCCTATAAAGATGAAAAAACCTGTGGCATCCTGTCTGAAGATGACACTTTCGGTACCATCACCATCGCCGAACCTATCGGCTTGATTTGCGGTATCGTTCCTACCACCAACCCAACTTCTACCGCGATCTTCAAGGCACTGATCAGCCTGAAAACCCGTAACGGCATCATCTTCTCGCCGCACCCACGTGCGAAGAATGCCACCAACAAAGCCGCCGATATCGTGCTGCAAGCCGCTATCGCCGCCGGCGCGCCGAAAGACATCATCGGTTGGATAGACCAACCGACCGTCGAGCTGTCCAACCAGCTGATGCACCACCCGGACATCAACCTGATCCTGGCCACCGGTGGCCCCGGCATGGTGAAGGCCGCCTACAGTTCCGGCAAACCGGCCATCGGCGTCGGTGCCGGTAATACGCCGGTGGTGGTAGACGAAACTGCAGACATCAAGCGCGTGGTCGCCTCTATCCTGATGTCCAAAACCTTCGACAGCGGCGTTATCTGCGCTTCCGAACAGTCGGTCATCGTCGTCGACTCTATTTATGATGCGGTGCGCGAACGCTTCGCTTCCCACGGCGGCTATCTGCTGCAGGGCAAAGAACTGAAGGCTGTTCAGGACATCATCCTGAAAAACGGCGGTCTGAACGCCGCTATCGTGGGGCAATCCGCACCGAAAATCGCCGAGATGGCGGGCATCAAAGTGCCGGCCAACACCAAAGTGCTGATCGGCGAAGTGAAGCTGGTCGACGAGTCCGAACCTTTCGCACATGAAAAACTGTCGCCTACTCTGGCGATGTACCGTGCCAAAGATTTCGAAGACGCCGTCGCCAAAGCCGAAAAATTGGTCGCCATGGGCGGTATCGGTCACACCTCATGCCTGTACACCGACCAGGATAACCAAACGGCTCGCATCGCCTACTTCGGCGATAAAATGAAAACGGCTCGCATCCTGATCAACACCCCGGCTTCTCAGGGCGGTATCGGCGACCTGTATAACTTCAAACTCGCGCCTTCGCTGACGCTGGGTTGCGGCTCCTGGGGTGGTAACTCCATCTCTGAAAACGTCGGACCTAAACACCTGATCAACAAGAAAACTGTAGCGAAGCGAGCAGAAAACATGTTGTGGCATAAACTTCCGAAATCGATCTACTTCCGCCGTGGCTCGCTGCCTATCGCGCTGGAAGAAGTGGCGACCGACGGGGCAAAACGCGCCTTCATCGTGACCGACCGTTTCTTGTTCAACAATGGCTATGCCGACCAGATCACCAAGGTTCTGAAGTCACACGGCATCGAAACCGAAGTGTTCTTCGAAGTGGAAGCCGACCCGACGTTGAGCATCGTGCGTAAAGGCGCCGAGCAGATGAACTCCTTCAAACCGGACGTCATCATCGCGCTGGGCGGCGGTTCGCCGATGGACGCCGCGAAAATCATGTGGGTGCTGTACGAACATCCTGAAACCCACTTCGAGGATCTGGCGCTGCGCTTCATGGACATCCGCAAGCGTATCTACAAGTTCCCGAAAATGGGCGTGAAAGCGAAAATGATCGCCATCACCACCACGTCAGGCACCGGTTCGGAAGTCACGCCGTTTGCCGTCGTAACCGACGACACCACCGGGCAGAAATACCCGCTGGCCGACTATGCGCTGACCCCGGATATGGCGATTGTCGACGCCAACCTGGTGATGAACATGCCGAAATCCCTATGCGCCTTCGGCGGCCTGGATGCGGTCACCCACGCGCTGGAAGCCTACGTCTCGGTGCTGGCGAACGAATACTCCGACGGCCAAGCGCTGCAGGCGCTGAAACTGTTGAAAGAGTATCTGCCGGCCAGCTATAAAGAAGGCGCGAAAAACCCGGTTGCTCGTGAACGCGTGCACAACGCCGCCACCATCGCCGGTATCGCCTTCGCCAACGCCTTCCTCGGGGTCTGTCACTCCATGGCGCACAAGCTGGGTTCGGAGTTCCACATTCCGCACGGCCTGGCCAACGCGATGCTGATTTCCAACGTCATTCGCTACAACGCGAACGACAACCCAACCAAGCAGACGGCCTTCAGCCAGTACGACCGCCCTCAGGCACGTCGCCGCTACGCTGAAATCGCCGACCACCTCGGCCTGAGCGCGCCGGGCGACCGCACCGCGCAGAAGATTGAGAAACTGCTGGCCTGGCTGGACGAGCTGAAAACCGAGTTGGGTATCCCAGCCTCCATCCGTGAGGCAGGTGTGCAGGAAGCGGACTTCCTGGCGAAAGTCGACAAGCTGTCGGAAGACGCTTTCGATGACCAGTGCACCGGCGCCAACCCACGCTATCCGCTGATTGCCGAGCTGAAGCAAATCATGCTGGATACCTTCTACGGTCGCGAATTCAGCGAAGCGGTAGAAGAGGAAGTGGCCGCGCCGGCTGCCGCCAAAGCCGCTGTAAAGAAGCCCAAGAAATAA
- a CDS encoding thymidine kinase — protein sequence MAQLYFYYSAMNAGKSTALLQSSYNYQERGMRTLVFTAEIDHRYGVGKVSSRIGLSSQAQLYNNDSMLYTMIQQEHQQQPVHCVLLDESQFLTKAQVEQLCDVVDQLDIPVLCYGLRTDFLGELFVGSQYLLAWADKLVELKTICHCGRKANMVLRLDENGKAMHAGEQVVIGGNESYVSVCRKHYKEAIHSLE from the coding sequence ATGGCTCAACTTTATTTTTATTACTCTGCGATGAATGCCGGCAAGTCCACCGCGCTGCTACAGTCTTCATATAACTATCAAGAGCGTGGGATGCGCACGCTGGTGTTCACCGCGGAGATCGATCACCGCTATGGTGTAGGCAAAGTCAGCTCACGCATCGGTTTATCTTCGCAGGCCCAGCTCTATAACAACGACTCAATGCTGTACACCATGATTCAGCAAGAGCATCAACAGCAGCCGGTACATTGTGTGTTGTTGGATGAAAGTCAGTTCCTGACCAAAGCGCAGGTTGAGCAATTGTGCGATGTGGTGGATCAACTGGACATTCCCGTATTGTGTTACGGCTTGCGTACCGATTTTCTCGGTGAGCTGTTTGTCGGCAGCCAATATTTGCTGGCCTGGGCCGATAAGCTGGTGGAATTGAAAACCATCTGCCACTGCGGGCGCAAAGCCAATATGGTGTTGCGGTTGGATGAGAATGGCAAAGCGATGCACGCCGGGGAGCAGGTGGTGATTGGCGGTAACGAGAGCTATGTCTCCGTCTGTCGCAAGCATTATAAAGAGGCGATTCATTCCCTGGAGTAA
- a CDS encoding YchE family NAAT transporter → MGQSLLDLSGFIKFFVGLFALVNPVGILPVFISMTSYQAEAGRNKTNLTANLSVAIILWTSLFLGEGILRMFGISIDSFRIAGGILVVTIAMSMISGKLGEDKQNKQEKSESAIRESIGVVPLALPLMAGPGAISSTIVWSSRYHNWQSLLGFTVAIALFAFCCWLLFRAAPLLVRLLGQTGINVITRIMGLLLMALGIEFIVTGIKAIFPGLL, encoded by the coding sequence GTGGGCCAATCTCTGTTGGATCTTTCCGGCTTTATCAAGTTCTTTGTCGGTCTGTTTGCGCTGGTCAACCCGGTGGGCATTTTGCCGGTGTTCATCAGCATGACCAGCTATCAGGCGGAAGCGGGGCGCAATAAAACCAACCTGACCGCCAACCTGTCGGTCGCCATCATTCTGTGGACGTCGCTGTTCCTGGGCGAAGGGATCTTGCGGATGTTCGGCATCTCTATCGATTCTTTCCGCATCGCCGGCGGCATTCTGGTGGTGACCATCGCCATGTCGATGATCAGCGGCAAGCTGGGGGAAGACAAACAGAACAAACAGGAGAAATCGGAGAGCGCGATCCGCGAAAGCATCGGCGTGGTGCCGTTAGCGCTGCCGCTGATGGCGGGGCCGGGGGCGATCAGTTCCACCATCGTATGGAGTTCTCGTTATCACAACTGGCAAAGTCTGCTCGGTTTTACGGTGGCGATCGCCTTGTTCGCCTTTTGCTGCTGGTTGCTGTTCCGCGCCGCGCCGCTGTTGGTGCGTTTGCTGGGGCAGACCGGCATCAACGTGATCACCCGTATCATGGGGCTGTTGCTGATGGCGCTTGGCATCGAGTTTATCGTTACCGGCATTAAGGCGATATTCCCCGGCCTGTTGTAA
- the hns gene encoding histone-like nucleoid-structuring protein H-NS produces the protein MSEALKILNNIRTLRAQARECTLETLEEMLEKLEVVVNERREEDSQAQAEIEERTRKLQQYREMLIADGIDPNELLQTMAANKAAGKAKRAARPAKYQYKDENGELKTWTGQGRTPAVIKKAIEEQGKSLDDFLL, from the coding sequence ATGAGCGAAGCATTAAAGATTTTGAACAACATCCGCACTCTGCGCGCCCAGGCAAGAGAATGCACACTGGAAACGCTGGAAGAAATGCTCGAGAAACTGGAAGTTGTTGTGAACGAACGTCGCGAAGAAGACAGCCAGGCTCAAGCAGAAATCGAAGAACGCACTCGTAAACTGCAGCAATACCGCGAAATGCTGATTGCTGACGGTATCGACCCAAATGAACTGCTGCAAACTATGGCTGCCAACAAGGCTGCCGGTAAAGCAAAACGTGCAGCACGTCCTGCTAAATACCAATATAAAGACGAAAACGGCGAACTGAAAACCTGGACCGGCCAAGGCCGTACTCCTGCGGTGATTAAGAAAGCTATCGAAGAGCAAGGTAAATCTCTGGACGATTTCCTGCTGTAA
- a CDS encoding ABC transporter substrate-binding protein codes for MQQTLKRTSLTLLISGALGVGAVNSSLAAEVPAGVQLAQQQNIVINNGSEVASLDPHKVEGVPESNIILNLLEGLVSTDANGHVVPAAATSWENQNYQQWTFHLRPGAVWSDGSPVTAQDFVYSWQRLADPKIASPYASYLQYTKVENIDDILTGKKSPQTLGVKALDDQTLQVTLSEPVPYFISMLSHTSLKPVKRAVVEKFGDKWTLPANYVGNGAYRLKEWVVNERIVLERSPSYWNNKQTVINQAIFLPIASEVSDVNRFRSGEIDITNSAIPPYLYVKMKREVPEQLHVNPYLCTFYYELNNQRAPFTDPRVRAAVKMTLDRDIIANKIMGQGQIPAYTFTPTFTEGASFAQPAWAGWSQEQRNAEAKKLLAEAGYSDAKPLKFSLLYNTSDQNKQQAIAAASMWKKNLGAEVTLRNQEWKTSLESRHQGQYDVARATWCGDYNEPSAFLNLVLSNSSINTVFYKSPAFDAIMAATLKAPDEAARAALYQQAEAQLDKDSALIPVYYRVSARLIKPTVGGFTGKDPLDYTDVKNLYIIKQ; via the coding sequence ATGCAGCAAACCCTGAAGCGTACTTCTTTGACCTTGTTGATTAGCGGCGCGCTGGGCGTCGGCGCCGTAAATAGCAGTTTGGCGGCAGAGGTTCCGGCCGGCGTCCAATTGGCGCAGCAGCAGAATATTGTGATCAACAACGGTAGCGAAGTGGCTTCATTGGATCCGCATAAGGTCGAGGGCGTACCGGAAAGCAATATCATTCTTAACCTGCTGGAAGGGCTGGTGAGCACCGACGCCAACGGGCATGTGGTGCCGGCGGCGGCGACAAGCTGGGAAAACCAGAATTATCAGCAGTGGACCTTCCACCTGCGCCCCGGCGCGGTGTGGAGCGACGGCAGCCCGGTGACCGCGCAAGACTTTGTCTACAGCTGGCAGCGTCTGGCCGATCCGAAAATCGCCTCGCCCTATGCCAGCTACCTGCAATACACCAAAGTCGAGAATATCGACGACATCCTGACCGGTAAGAAGAGCCCGCAGACCCTCGGCGTCAAAGCGCTGGACGATCAGACGCTGCAGGTGACGTTGAGCGAACCGGTGCCGTATTTTATCAGTATGCTGAGCCACACGTCGCTCAAACCGGTGAAACGAGCGGTGGTGGAGAAATTCGGCGACAAATGGACGCTGCCAGCCAACTATGTCGGCAACGGCGCTTACCGCCTGAAAGAGTGGGTGGTGAACGAGCGCATTGTGCTGGAGCGCAGCCCAAGCTACTGGAATAACAAGCAGACGGTGATCAATCAGGCGATCTTCCTGCCGATCGCTTCCGAAGTCAGCGATGTCAACCGCTTCCGCAGTGGCGAGATCGACATCACCAACAGCGCCATTCCGCCGTACCTGTACGTCAAAATGAAGCGCGAAGTGCCAGAGCAACTGCACGTTAACCCTTATCTGTGCACCTTCTATTACGAACTCAATAACCAGCGGGCGCCGTTCACCGATCCGCGTGTGCGCGCGGCGGTCAAGATGACGCTGGATCGCGACATTATCGCCAACAAAATCATGGGCCAGGGGCAGATCCCGGCTTACACCTTCACGCCAACCTTCACGGAAGGCGCCAGCTTCGCTCAGCCGGCGTGGGCCGGCTGGAGTCAGGAACAACGCAACGCCGAAGCCAAAAAACTGCTGGCGGAAGCGGGTTACAGCGACGCCAAGCCGCTGAAGTTCTCGCTGCTGTACAACACCTCCGATCAAAACAAACAGCAGGCGATCGCCGCCGCGTCGATGTGGAAGAAGAACCTGGGCGCCGAGGTCACGCTGCGCAATCAGGAGTGGAAGACTTCGCTGGAGAGCCGCCATCAGGGGCAATACGACGTGGCGCGCGCCACCTGGTGCGGGGATTATAACGAACCCAGCGCGTTCCTGAACCTGGTGCTGTCCAACAGCAGCATTAATACCGTGTTCTACAAAAGCCCGGCGTTCGACGCCATCATGGCCGCCACGCTGAAGGCACCGGATGAGGCCGCGCGCGCCGCGCTCTATCAGCAGGCGGAGGCGCAGCTGGACAAAGACTCCGCGTTGATCCCGGTTTATTACCGCGTTAGTGCGCGTTTGATCAAGCCGACGGTGGGCGGGTTCACCGGCAAAGATCCGCTGGACTATACCGACGTTAAAAATCTTTACATTATCAAGCAGTAA
- a CDS encoding NAD-dependent epimerase codes for MKFLVTGAAGFIGYHVAERLLTAGHQVVGIDNLNDYYDVGLKMARLDRLADKPGFRFIKLDLADREGMAALFAEHQFQRVIHLGAQAGVRYSLVNPLAYADANLIGHLNVLEGCRHNKVEHLLYASSSSVYGLNRKLPFATEDSVDHPVSLYAATKKANELMSHSYSHLYGLPTTGLRFFTVYGPWGRPDMALFKFTKAILAGESIDVYNHGEMHRDFTYIDDIAEAIVRLQAVIPQADPSWTVEQGSPATSSAPYHVYNIGNNTPVKLMEYIRALEQALGVTARKNMLPMQPGDVMDTSADTEELYRDIGFKPETSVEEGVKRFVDWYKAFYQVQ; via the coding sequence ATGAAATTCCTGGTTACAGGCGCCGCAGGGTTTATTGGTTATCACGTTGCAGAGCGTTTGTTGACCGCCGGTCATCAGGTTGTCGGCATTGATAACCTGAATGACTATTATGACGTGGGCCTGAAAATGGCCCGTCTAGACAGGCTGGCGGATAAGCCAGGATTCCGCTTTATCAAGCTGGATTTGGCCGATCGTGAAGGTATGGCGGCATTGTTTGCCGAGCATCAGTTTCAGCGAGTCATTCATTTGGGGGCTCAAGCCGGCGTACGTTATTCGCTGGTCAATCCGTTGGCTTATGCGGACGCTAACCTGATCGGCCATTTAAACGTTCTGGAAGGCTGCCGTCATAATAAAGTTGAGCATTTGCTTTATGCTTCTTCCAGTTCGGTATATGGCCTGAATCGCAAGCTGCCGTTTGCCACTGAAGATTCTGTCGACCACCCAGTGTCACTGTATGCGGCAACGAAAAAAGCCAATGAGCTGATGTCACACAGCTACTCCCATTTATACGGTCTCCCGACGACCGGGCTGCGGTTCTTTACCGTTTATGGTCCTTGGGGGCGTCCGGATATGGCGTTATTCAAATTTACCAAAGCCATATTGGCGGGGGAGAGCATCGACGTATATAACCACGGTGAAATGCACCGCGATTTTACTTACATCGATGATATCGCCGAAGCAATCGTGCGCTTGCAGGCGGTTATTCCGCAGGCGGACCCATCATGGACCGTTGAGCAGGGATCGCCGGCGACCAGTTCTGCACCGTATCATGTTTATAATATCGGCAATAACACCCCCGTTAAGCTGATGGAATATATCCGTGCGCTGGAGCAGGCATTGGGAGTGACGGCCCGTAAGAATATGCTGCCGATGCAACCAGGTGATGTGATGGATACCAGTGCGGATACGGAAGAGCTTTATCGTGACATTGGTTTTAAACCGGAAACCAGCGTTGAAGAGGGCGTGAAGCGCTTTGTTGACTGGTATAAGGCATTCTATCAGGTTCAATAA